In the Synechococcus sp. UW179A genome, one interval contains:
- the lpxD gene encoding UDP-3-O-(3-hydroxymyristoyl)glucosamine N-acyltransferase encodes MRFSELIAILEQGECGVLKVSRGQDPELRGAASLECAQPDQLSFLEQGNALITSLETSAVGALLLPDQEELKTFAEQRKLAWAVCRDPRLAFAEALEQLHPRPVQNAGIHPSAVISDRVQIGAGVSVCANVTIGDDTRIGAQTVIHPGVVIYGNVEIGEGCELHANAVLHPGCRIGKGCVVHSNAVVGSEGFGFVPTAKGWRKMPQTGLVVLEDGVEIGCGSTIDRPSVGETRIGAGSKVDNLVQIGHGVVTGRGCALASQVGIAGGARLGHGVILAGQVGVANRAVIGDRAIASSKSGIHGEIASGEVVSGYPAIPNRLWLRCSAAFSKLPEMTKQLRQLQRQAAPPASRPEGSETAQ; translated from the coding sequence ATGCGCTTCAGCGAGTTGATCGCCATTCTTGAGCAGGGCGAATGCGGCGTTCTGAAGGTTTCCAGAGGCCAAGATCCTGAACTGCGTGGGGCTGCTTCTCTTGAATGCGCACAACCCGATCAGCTCAGCTTCCTTGAACAAGGCAATGCCCTGATCACAAGCCTTGAGACCAGTGCAGTGGGTGCACTACTCCTGCCTGATCAGGAGGAGCTGAAGACATTTGCCGAGCAAAGAAAACTGGCCTGGGCCGTCTGTCGCGATCCAAGACTGGCTTTCGCAGAAGCACTGGAACAATTGCATCCCCGTCCTGTTCAAAACGCCGGCATTCATCCCAGCGCCGTGATCTCCGATCGCGTGCAGATTGGCGCTGGTGTCAGCGTCTGCGCCAACGTGACGATTGGGGATGACACTCGGATCGGAGCTCAAACCGTGATCCATCCAGGAGTGGTGATCTACGGCAATGTGGAAATCGGTGAAGGGTGCGAATTGCATGCCAATGCCGTTCTTCACCCCGGATGCCGCATCGGCAAAGGTTGCGTTGTTCACTCCAACGCAGTCGTGGGATCCGAGGGGTTTGGCTTTGTGCCAACGGCCAAGGGTTGGCGCAAGATGCCCCAGACCGGATTGGTGGTTCTCGAAGATGGAGTCGAGATCGGCTGCGGGAGCACGATTGATCGTCCCTCCGTGGGTGAAACGCGGATTGGAGCCGGCAGCAAAGTCGACAACCTGGTCCAGATCGGCCACGGCGTGGTGACAGGACGGGGCTGCGCCCTGGCCTCACAGGTGGGTATTGCCGGTGGAGCGCGTCTCGGTCATGGGGTAATTCTTGCCGGACAGGTGGGCGTCGCCAATCGTGCAGTGATCGGCGACAGAGCCATCGCGAGCTCCAAGAGCGGCATCCATGGCGAGATCGCCTCAGGGGAAGTGGTGAGTGGTTATCCAGCCATTCCCAATAGGCTCTGGCTGCGCTGTTCTGCGGCCTTCAGCAAATTGCCGGAAATGACCAAACAACTTCGACAGCTCCAGCGTCAGGCTGCACCACCGGCCTCTCGCCCTGAAGGATCAGAGACCGCTCAGTAA
- a CDS encoding DUF3685 domain-containing protein translates to MTDQDREILLFAPDLLGESLAAELSTEQLTVRVRRSADQLQGQPSLVIWSLPTETQSLILEREILQLQQRWAPAPMLLLLPADYRRDPQALLSLNCDGILQDPDLAGLREAVQTLLSGGRVLKIKPHSAHASSNDQDLSIAQWLLVSGLQQIGRDLQVIEALLDPPPEHLVMRLMLEGRCRELRSARNLLLWLWGPLHTGLAEAVPLGDQSKTLELTLSDRQPAAVWDAIQQRLEGAVSSGLGNGTGQLLAIEGLHPERRRDLLLALLQQLHEVLLRLRDDELVCTRDQKALSARWHSLQTEVKQQALRSVAGNYVRLPQGESLVAVADQLVDRTDLRQSDDELPDPQTMLASLVLDQPVLVDGQLLPSDDPRALLQLETLISNWLVRTAELIGSELLGVCGEWPELRRYLLQQNLVSTRELERLRNQLNSQSRWQDWIERPIRLYESRRLLFSLKTGRIEPLLLTEPRDQELRRLRWWQQQVALIVEARDAIAPQVQALVKRLGDLMVVVLTQVVGRAIGLIGRGIAQGMGRSLGRS, encoded by the coding sequence GTGACCGACCAGGACCGGGAGATTCTCCTTTTCGCTCCCGATCTTCTCGGTGAAAGCCTTGCTGCGGAACTCTCCACTGAACAGCTGACAGTTCGGGTCAGACGTTCGGCGGATCAGCTTCAGGGGCAACCTTCACTTGTGATTTGGTCACTGCCGACGGAGACTCAGTCTCTGATTCTGGAGCGGGAGATCCTGCAGCTGCAACAACGCTGGGCACCTGCACCCATGTTGCTGCTGTTACCCGCCGACTACAGACGTGATCCGCAGGCACTGCTCTCCTTGAACTGCGATGGCATTCTCCAGGACCCAGACCTTGCAGGACTCAGGGAGGCGGTCCAGACCCTCCTGAGTGGAGGCAGAGTGCTGAAGATCAAGCCCCATTCAGCTCACGCCTCAAGCAACGACCAGGACCTGAGCATTGCGCAGTGGCTTCTGGTCAGTGGCCTGCAGCAGATCGGTCGAGATCTCCAAGTCATCGAAGCGCTACTCGATCCCCCGCCTGAGCATCTTGTGATGCGACTGATGCTGGAGGGTCGTTGTCGTGAACTGCGCAGTGCCAGAAACCTCCTTCTTTGGCTCTGGGGACCGCTTCACACCGGCCTGGCTGAGGCGGTACCGCTAGGTGATCAGAGCAAAACACTTGAACTCACTCTGAGCGACAGACAACCGGCGGCCGTCTGGGATGCCATTCAGCAACGACTCGAAGGTGCTGTAAGCAGTGGACTCGGAAACGGCACAGGCCAGTTGCTGGCCATAGAGGGGCTTCATCCGGAACGACGCCGCGACCTCTTACTCGCTCTTCTGCAGCAATTGCATGAGGTTCTTTTACGTCTGCGCGACGATGAGCTTGTCTGCACGCGTGACCAGAAAGCACTGAGTGCTCGCTGGCACTCCTTGCAGACAGAAGTGAAGCAGCAAGCTTTGCGCAGCGTCGCTGGCAACTATGTGCGGCTTCCGCAGGGCGAAAGTCTTGTTGCCGTGGCCGACCAACTGGTGGATCGGACGGATCTCCGACAATCGGATGATGAGCTGCCAGACCCACAGACCATGCTGGCGTCCCTGGTGCTGGATCAACCGGTCCTCGTCGATGGTCAGCTGCTTCCCTCAGACGATCCCAGAGCTCTGCTGCAGCTGGAGACCCTGATCAGCAACTGGCTTGTGCGCACAGCAGAGCTGATTGGTTCCGAACTGCTCGGAGTCTGCGGCGAATGGCCCGAACTGCGCCGATATCTGCTGCAGCAGAATCTGGTTTCCACACGCGAGCTGGAACGTCTGCGCAACCAACTCAACAGTCAGTCGCGCTGGCAGGACTGGATCGAACGTCCGATCCGCTTGTACGAGAGTCGGCGATTGCTGTTCAGCCTCAAAACAGGACGCATCGAACCGTTGCTTTTGACCGAGCCAAGGGATCAGGAGCTCAGGCGTCTGCGCTGGTGGCAACAGCAGGTCGCTCTGATCGTGGAAGCCCGAGATGCCATCGCACCACAGGTTCAGGCCTTGGTGAAACGTCTTGGTGACTTGATGGTGGTAGTGCTGACCCAGGTGGTAGGTCGGGCGATCGGTCTGATCGGACGTGGCATTGCTCAAGGCATGGGTCGAAGTCTCGGGCGCAGCTGA
- the leuB gene encoding 3-isopropylmalate dehydrogenase → MDQNRVVLLPGDGIGPEITAVVRELLEVVASRFDFNLTFDQQLIGGAAIDATGEPLPASTLETCRSADAVLLAAIGSPRFDALPRDKRPESGLLALRSGMQLFANLRPVKIVPALIDASTLRPEVIEGVDLMVVRELTGGIYFGQPKGRIEADGEERGFNTMTYSNSEVDRIAKVAFELAGERRGQLCSVDKANVLDVSQLWRDRVDALSNNYSNVEVSHMYVDNAAMQLVRAPRQFDVLLTGNLFGDILSDEAAMLTGSIGMLPSASLGSDGPGLFEPVHGSAPDIAGQDKANPMAMVLSAAMMLRTGLKQPSAADALEKAVDQVLAKGFRTGDLMAEGCTPLGCRAMGEELLKAL, encoded by the coding sequence ATGGATCAGAATCGAGTCGTTCTTCTTCCTGGTGACGGCATCGGTCCGGAAATCACCGCCGTTGTCCGAGAGCTGCTTGAAGTCGTCGCCTCTCGTTTCGACTTCAACCTGACGTTCGATCAACAGCTGATCGGTGGAGCCGCCATCGACGCCACTGGAGAACCGTTGCCGGCAAGCACGCTGGAGACATGCCGTTCAGCGGATGCCGTGTTGCTTGCCGCGATCGGCAGTCCACGTTTTGATGCATTACCGAGAGACAAGCGACCGGAAAGCGGACTGCTGGCGCTGCGTTCAGGCATGCAGCTTTTCGCCAATCTCCGCCCGGTGAAGATTGTGCCCGCCTTGATCGATGCCAGCACTCTTCGGCCGGAAGTCATTGAAGGAGTCGATCTGATGGTTGTCCGTGAACTGACAGGTGGCATCTACTTCGGCCAACCAAAAGGTCGAATCGAAGCTGATGGAGAAGAACGGGGCTTCAACACCATGACCTACTCGAATTCAGAGGTGGATCGGATCGCCAAGGTGGCTTTCGAGCTGGCGGGTGAGCGGAGGGGCCAACTCTGCTCTGTTGACAAGGCCAACGTTCTTGATGTCAGCCAGCTATGGAGAGACCGCGTGGATGCCTTGTCGAACAACTACAGCAACGTGGAGGTGAGTCACATGTACGTGGACAACGCTGCGATGCAGCTCGTGCGAGCTCCACGTCAGTTCGATGTCCTGCTCACAGGCAATCTTTTCGGCGACATACTCAGCGATGAGGCAGCCATGCTTACGGGATCCATCGGCATGCTGCCCTCAGCCTCCCTGGGAAGTGACGGGCCGGGGCTCTTTGAACCGGTGCATGGATCAGCCCCGGACATCGCTGGCCAAGACAAAGCCAACCCCATGGCCATGGTTCTCTCCGCAGCGATGATGCTGAGAACAGGCTTGAAGCAGCCCAGCGCTGCTGACGCACTGGAAAAGGCTGTGGATCAAGTGCTGGCCAAGGGCTTCCGCACCGGCGATTTAATGGCGGAAGGTTGTACACCACTGGGTTGCAGGGCGATGGGCGAAGAGCTGCTCAAGGCACTCTGA
- a CDS encoding A24 family peptidase: MNPLLWIVLLTGACVGSFINVVVWRLPREESVVWPGSRCPHCGHSVQWHDNIPVIGWLALRGRCRNCDQPISARYPLIEALTAGLWLSATWATGFSAGTLSTNSITSLFTLVGGVVLISLLMPLVLIDIDHLWLPEPICRGGVIAGLLATGLVTAFAEQQTAGSLLFNHLLASAAGLLALEALSALAERLVGQPALGLGDAKLAAMAGAWLGLTGLGVAMGIAVISGALFGVIGRITGRLKPREPFPFGPFIAIGIWLVWLMGPRWWWSQWVALIGP; this comes from the coding sequence TTGAACCCACTCCTGTGGATCGTGCTGCTGACAGGAGCCTGTGTTGGCAGCTTCATTAACGTCGTCGTCTGGCGGCTACCGAGAGAAGAGTCCGTTGTGTGGCCGGGCAGTCGCTGTCCTCATTGCGGCCATTCCGTGCAATGGCACGACAACATCCCCGTGATCGGCTGGCTGGCTTTGAGAGGACGCTGCCGCAACTGCGATCAACCCATTTCAGCGCGTTACCCGCTAATTGAAGCTCTCACTGCAGGCTTGTGGCTGAGTGCAACGTGGGCCACCGGCTTCAGCGCTGGCACGTTGTCAACGAACTCCATAACGAGTCTGTTCACGCTGGTAGGCGGAGTCGTGCTGATCAGCCTGTTGATGCCGCTGGTGCTGATCGACATTGATCACCTCTGGCTGCCGGAACCCATCTGCCGCGGAGGAGTGATCGCGGGACTACTGGCCACTGGACTTGTGACAGCCTTTGCAGAGCAGCAGACGGCCGGAAGTCTTCTGTTCAATCATCTGTTGGCCTCAGCAGCGGGATTACTGGCCCTGGAAGCTCTCAGCGCTTTGGCGGAACGCTTGGTGGGTCAACCTGCACTGGGGCTAGGTGACGCCAAACTGGCAGCCATGGCCGGAGCCTGGCTGGGACTGACTGGACTTGGAGTGGCGATGGGGATCGCTGTGATTTCAGGGGCATTGTTCGGAGTCATCGGCAGGATCACAGGCCGCCTGAAACCCAGAGAACCTTTTCCATTCGGTCCTTTTATTGCCATAGGGATCTGGCTGGTCTGGTTAATGGGCCCCCGATGGTGGTGGAGTCAGTGGGTAGCACTGATAGGACCATAA
- a CDS encoding ferritin has protein sequence MASHTSAINEHLALEFQASHTYLAMSIWLRERDLIGFSSYMLNKSTEERGHASKFIAYLVDSECNVQLPTIDSPEREWQSVKALFDKVYEMEKTVTKSINNIYTLSEQEGDRTATAMLDWFVGEQLQEESEARFVLKRLRLADSSPAALILLDQQFLDGTLLANVKAGGAFDIAGAGGGAAV, from the coding sequence ATGGCATCGCATACTTCGGCAATCAATGAACATCTTGCGCTTGAGTTTCAGGCTAGTCATACATATCTGGCGATGTCGATTTGGTTGCGTGAAAGAGATCTGATTGGTTTCTCTAGTTATATGCTTAATAAGAGTACTGAAGAGCGAGGTCACGCCTCTAAGTTTATTGCCTATCTTGTTGATAGTGAATGCAATGTTCAGCTGCCAACGATCGATTCGCCTGAGAGAGAGTGGCAGTCTGTTAAAGCGCTTTTTGACAAAGTTTATGAGATGGAAAAGACCGTCACTAAGTCAATCAATAACATCTACACGCTCTCTGAGCAGGAAGGCGACAGAACTGCCACGGCCATGCTTGATTGGTTTGTGGGTGAGCAACTGCAGGAAGAATCTGAAGCTCGCTTTGTTCTGAAACGATTGCGCCTGGCCGACTCCAGCCCGGCGGCATTGATTCTGCTTGATCAACAGTTCCTCGACGGAACCTTGCTTGCCAATGTCAAAGCAGGAGGAGCTTTTGACATTGCAGGAGCTGGCGGCGGTGCTGCGGTCTGA
- a CDS encoding YqeG family HAD IIIA-type phosphatase, translating into MQRHWLIPDWDPGLTLAHLPLEPLIGRGIRVLLLDVDRTLLPGRDVELPAPMRRWADEASRLLHIHLISNNPSRQRIQAVADQLNVTYTCSAAKPRRGAIRRVINKLPNVPAEIAMVGDRVFTDVLAGNRLGLYTVLVRPPRFDGTPCSHDRVQRLERHLARFFGAVGQ; encoded by the coding sequence ATGCAGCGTCACTGGCTAATACCGGATTGGGATCCGGGGCTGACCCTGGCCCACTTGCCCCTGGAACCACTAATCGGGAGGGGAATCAGGGTTCTATTACTCGATGTGGACCGCACCCTTCTTCCAGGGCGTGATGTGGAACTTCCCGCTCCAATGCGTCGTTGGGCTGACGAAGCATCGCGTTTGCTGCACATCCATCTGATCAGCAACAACCCCTCGCGTCAGAGAATCCAGGCAGTGGCGGATCAGCTCAATGTGACGTACACCTGCTCGGCAGCAAAGCCTCGAAGAGGAGCGATTCGCCGTGTGATCAACAAGCTTCCAAATGTGCCCGCAGAGATCGCCATGGTGGGGGATCGCGTGTTCACCGATGTTCTTGCCGGCAACAGACTGGGGCTTTACACCGTGTTAGTGAGACCACCTCGCTTCGACGGCACACCGTGCAGTCACGATCGTGTTCAAAGGCTGGAACGGCATCTCGCCAGATTTTTTGGAGCAGTGGGTCAATGA
- the ruvX gene encoding Holliday junction resolvase RuvX — MNSRPRARSALSLDVGRRRIGLAGCDGLGLTVTPLQALKRGDFGNDLSQIKTLCDDRRVEALVVGLPLDDSGNPTMQAKYCHRYGVRLARALSLPMALVNEHSSSWAAGERHQLHGDRTGRLDSAAAALLLEQWLADGPEAQPVQMAPEDRGETDADARSCISIPPAP; from the coding sequence TTGAACTCACGTCCCCGCGCGCGATCTGCTCTCAGCCTTGATGTAGGGCGTCGAAGAATCGGACTGGCAGGCTGTGACGGCCTTGGATTGACTGTCACACCACTCCAGGCGTTGAAACGTGGTGACTTCGGCAACGATCTCAGTCAAATCAAGACACTCTGCGACGATCGCCGGGTAGAAGCATTGGTCGTGGGACTTCCTCTGGATGACAGCGGCAACCCAACCATGCAAGCCAAATACTGTCATCGCTACGGAGTCCGCCTGGCCCGTGCCCTGTCACTTCCGATGGCCCTTGTGAACGAGCACAGCAGCAGCTGGGCAGCTGGAGAGCGCCATCAGCTGCATGGTGATCGCACTGGCCGACTGGACAGCGCAGCGGCAGCACTTCTGCTTGAACAGTGGCTAGCCGATGGACCTGAAGCGCAACCAGTCCAGATGGCGCCTGAGGATCGTGGCGAAACGGATGCTGATGCAAGATCCTGTATTTCAATTCCTCCAGCGCCATGA
- a CDS encoding DUF3727 domain-containing protein: MSSSGPASSGEVPTVLVKDRDGHDLLCFLEQLIPLDDKDYALLTPVDTPVCLFRLRDGDDPELIESITSSEPILSVADVVLQEHDLTLVRSAVTLTVNGELDEPDPEDLDDEDVDDESETYELLVSFLVDEQEYGLYIPLDPFFVVARMDDGAALLVEGDEFDRVQPRIEAELDEQGLPE, from the coding sequence ATGAGTTCAAGCGGACCTGCATCCAGCGGTGAGGTGCCCACCGTTCTCGTCAAGGACCGTGACGGACATGACCTGCTCTGTTTTCTTGAGCAACTCATTCCACTCGATGACAAGGATTACGCCCTGCTCACGCCGGTTGACACGCCTGTATGTCTGTTCCGGCTGCGAGACGGGGATGATCCGGAGCTGATCGAAAGCATCACCAGTAGCGAACCGATCCTTTCAGTCGCTGACGTCGTGCTTCAGGAACACGATCTCACCCTGGTTCGCTCAGCGGTGACTCTGACCGTCAACGGTGAGCTTGATGAACCAGACCCCGAAGATCTCGACGATGAGGACGTTGATGATGAATCCGAGACCTACGAGCTGTTGGTGAGTTTTCTGGTGGATGAACAGGAATACGGCCTGTACATCCCTCTGGATCCATTTTTTGTTGTGGCAAGGATGGACGACGGTGCAGCATTGCTGGTCGAGGGTGATGAGTTCGACCGCGTTCAACCAAGAATTGAAGCCGAGCTGGATGAACAGGGACTGCCTGAGTGA
- the proB gene encoding glutamate 5-kinase, with protein sequence MTLRVVKVGTSLLRQRQETSTAEAIAGLSRTLAESMGRGDRTVLVSSGAVGLGCQRLGMTQRPLSLPGLQAAASVGQGYLMSLYEKAFSCHSIPVAQVLLTRADLADRLSYHNASATLNQLLEWGVLPVVNGNDTVSSDELKFGDNDTLSALVAAAVKADELILLTDVDSLYSADPRSDLNATPIKDVHDHEQIGELEEGAGSGGQWGTGGMATKLAAARIATASGVTVHLGDGRKSEPLQNILRGGRGGTVFHPHPQPLGNRKSWLAHALKPTGSLHLDPGACRALLNKGASLLLVGVTELEGQFDANQAVLLLNENGQEVARGLATMSSEKLSDLLTEQSSNQTTTGNSPVVVHRDAMVLMMPTTHQGSNS encoded by the coding sequence ATGACGCTCAGGGTTGTGAAAGTGGGTACCAGCCTGCTGAGACAACGCCAAGAAACGTCCACGGCTGAGGCGATTGCAGGGTTATCCAGGACACTGGCGGAAAGCATGGGCCGCGGCGATCGAACGGTATTGGTGTCATCTGGAGCCGTTGGTCTCGGCTGCCAACGGCTCGGAATGACCCAGCGTCCCCTCAGCCTTCCAGGCCTGCAGGCTGCCGCATCAGTGGGCCAGGGATATTTAATGAGCCTCTATGAAAAAGCATTCTCCTGCCACTCCATTCCCGTAGCGCAGGTGCTTCTCACTCGAGCGGACCTTGCAGACCGCTTGAGCTACCACAATGCATCCGCCACATTGAATCAACTGCTCGAGTGGGGAGTGCTTCCTGTGGTGAATGGCAACGACACGGTGTCATCGGACGAGCTGAAATTCGGTGACAACGACACCCTCTCAGCTCTCGTAGCTGCTGCAGTCAAGGCAGATGAGCTGATTCTGCTCACTGATGTGGACAGCCTTTACTCAGCAGACCCTCGCAGTGATCTCAATGCCACTCCAATTAAGGATGTGCATGATCACGAGCAGATCGGAGAGCTCGAAGAAGGTGCAGGCAGCGGCGGCCAGTGGGGGACTGGGGGAATGGCCACAAAGCTTGCGGCTGCTCGAATCGCCACAGCAAGCGGCGTCACAGTGCATCTGGGCGATGGCCGAAAATCTGAGCCACTGCAGAACATTCTGCGCGGAGGGCGAGGCGGCACTGTTTTCCATCCCCATCCTCAACCGCTTGGCAATCGCAAGAGCTGGCTAGCCCATGCACTGAAACCAACAGGTTCGTTGCACCTTGATCCAGGAGCTTGTCGAGCACTGCTGAACAAGGGAGCTTCGCTTCTGCTTGTTGGTGTCACCGAGCTGGAGGGACAGTTCGATGCAAACCAGGCTGTGCTCCTGCTTAATGAGAACGGCCAGGAAGTGGCTAGAGGGCTGGCAACGATGAGCAGCGAGAAGTTGAGCGATCTCTTGACCGAGCAGTCATCGAATCAGACAACCACTGGCAATTCACCTGTCGTGGTCCATCGCGACGCCATGGTGTTGATGATGCCGACAACACACCAGGGCTCAAATTCATGA
- a CDS encoding phosphoribulokinase, giving the protein MSKRHPVVAVTGSSGAGTSTVKRAFEHIFARESITPAVVEGDSYHRFERMAMKDAMADALAKGENFSHFGPEANLFDKLEELFRVYGETGGGQKRYYLHSPEEAAEHNSRLGVDLNPGQFTPWEDIPTGTDLLFYEGLHGGVKGDAYDVASLADLLVGVVPITNLEWIQKIHRDNAERGYSAEAIVDTILRRMPDYINHICPQFSRTDINFQRVPTVDTSNPFICRNIPSPDESFVIIHFRKGAREKWGIDFNDLLNMIHDSFMSSPTSIVVNGGKMGFAMELILTPIIHRMIEEKKKLN; this is encoded by the coding sequence ATGTCGAAGCGTCACCCCGTCGTGGCTGTCACCGGTTCCTCAGGTGCCGGCACCAGCACCGTGAAGCGTGCCTTCGAGCACATCTTCGCCCGTGAAAGCATCACACCGGCTGTCGTTGAAGGTGACAGCTATCACCGCTTCGAGCGCATGGCCATGAAAGATGCCATGGCTGATGCTCTGGCCAAGGGTGAGAACTTCTCCCACTTCGGCCCTGAAGCCAACCTGTTTGACAAGCTTGAGGAACTCTTCCGCGTCTACGGCGAAACAGGAGGCGGGCAGAAGCGCTACTACCTGCACAGTCCAGAAGAAGCCGCCGAACACAATTCACGCCTAGGAGTCGATCTAAACCCCGGCCAGTTCACACCCTGGGAAGACATTCCAACTGGCACGGACCTGTTGTTTTACGAAGGTCTTCACGGTGGAGTAAAAGGTGATGCCTACGACGTTGCATCACTCGCCGATCTTTTGGTGGGTGTGGTGCCGATCACCAATCTCGAATGGATTCAGAAGATCCACCGTGACAATGCCGAGCGGGGCTATTCAGCGGAAGCAATTGTGGACACCATCCTGCGCAGGATGCCTGACTACATCAATCACATCTGTCCACAGTTCAGTCGCACCGATATCAATTTCCAGAGAGTCCCAACGGTCGATACCTCCAACCCCTTCATCTGCAGGAACATTCCCAGCCCAGATGAAAGCTTTGTGATCATTCACTTCCGCAAGGGGGCTCGAGAGAAATGGGGGATTGACTTCAACGATCTTCTGAACATGATCCACGACTCGTTCATGTCCAGTCCCACCAGCATCGTGGTGAACGGAGGCAAGATGGGATTTGCTATGGAGCTGATCCTCACACCAATCATCCACCGCATGATTGAAGAGAAGAAAAAGCTGAACTGA
- a CDS encoding F420-0:Gamma-glutamyl ligase: MCVLLVILLLIGLGVFWIEARHRLRPASPLTLRQHDWSVASNGNDLELEGWIEISNPHARMEVMVPELQINPVLIGSSNLRDVTVKTRITPHHPDEDTRADGYWPAYIVKGHKTTRIKVNVSLSGQTGEVIANRVDTVWIDVNWVNYGPFGRLNRRQGVVVPLRRPAVVQPSQAEFRAGENCKVLPLKTHLLGPLDNTIEVLRDYAGELVQPGDILTIGETPVAVIQGRYNHPSMVEPTWIARLLCRVFHPTSSLATACGLQTLIDQVGPTRVLLAWSIGLALKSVGFKGWFYRLAGDQARLIDDITGTTPPYDQTIVLGPAEPVRLCQDAADALGVCVAIVDVNDLGRVKVLASSNGCDEALLHRALRPNPAGNANERTPLVLVRPA; this comes from the coding sequence ATGTGTGTTCTGCTTGTGATTCTGCTCCTAATCGGACTGGGAGTGTTCTGGATCGAAGCGCGGCATCGGTTGAGGCCGGCATCTCCTCTGACACTTCGCCAGCACGATTGGAGCGTTGCAAGCAATGGCAATGATCTTGAACTGGAGGGATGGATCGAAATCTCCAACCCCCATGCGCGCATGGAGGTGATGGTGCCTGAGCTACAGATCAACCCTGTTCTGATCGGCAGCTCAAACCTGCGCGATGTAACGGTCAAAACCCGGATCACACCACACCATCCTGACGAAGACACTCGGGCAGACGGCTACTGGCCGGCCTACATCGTGAAAGGTCACAAAACCACTCGCATCAAGGTCAACGTCAGCCTCAGCGGTCAGACAGGCGAGGTGATTGCCAATCGGGTCGATACGGTCTGGATCGATGTCAACTGGGTGAACTACGGCCCCTTCGGACGTCTCAACCGTCGCCAGGGCGTGGTTGTGCCCCTACGCAGACCTGCTGTGGTGCAGCCAAGCCAAGCTGAATTCCGCGCTGGAGAGAACTGCAAGGTGCTTCCCTTGAAAACGCACTTGCTGGGACCTCTCGATAACACCATTGAGGTACTTCGTGACTATGCGGGCGAGCTCGTGCAACCAGGTGACATTCTCACGATCGGGGAAACCCCTGTCGCGGTGATTCAGGGGAGATACAACCATCCCTCCATGGTCGAACCGACCTGGATCGCTCGCTTGCTCTGCCGAGTGTTCCACCCCACTAGCAGCCTCGCTACCGCCTGCGGGTTGCAAACACTGATCGATCAGGTCGGACCGACCCGAGTCCTCCTCGCTTGGTCGATTGGCTTGGCGCTGAAAAGTGTTGGTTTTAAAGGCTGGTTCTATCGACTCGCCGGCGATCAAGCGCGCCTGATTGATGACATCACCGGAACAACACCCCCTTACGACCAAACCATCGTGCTTGGCCCAGCAGAGCCGGTCCGCCTTTGCCAGGATGCCGCAGACGCTCTGGGCGTCTGCGTTGCAATCGTTGATGTCAACGATCTTGGTCGGGTGAAGGTCCTGGCCTCGAGCAACGGCTGTGATGAAGCGCTGCTACATCGCGCTCTACGACCCAACCCAGCGGGGAATGCCAACGAGCGCACTCCACTGGTGCTGGTCAGGCCGGCTTGA
- a CDS encoding thylakoid membrane photosystem I accumulation factor has protein sequence MTAFLIRSIVAVLALMLMALPAQAIRETDSYDGNIFALYAGNGSLVPPAVTLADSQQAGRTSVIVYYLDDSRTSKAFSPAVSELQRLWGNSVDLLPLTTDALQGRTTNDLTDPAHYWHGIVPQVVVIDGDGQLLLDEEGQVPLEQINAAISQATGLPAPQGESMSLSFNELNTEVISR, from the coding sequence ATGACCGCGTTTCTGATCCGTTCCATCGTCGCGGTACTGGCCTTGATGCTGATGGCGTTACCGGCTCAGGCCATACGGGAAACAGACAGCTACGACGGCAATATTTTCGCGCTGTATGCCGGTAATGGATCTCTGGTTCCCCCTGCTGTCACCCTGGCTGATTCACAACAAGCGGGACGCACAAGCGTCATCGTTTACTACCTCGATGACAGCAGAACAAGCAAAGCCTTCTCTCCAGCTGTGTCGGAACTTCAAAGGCTCTGGGGAAACAGCGTTGACCTTCTGCCTTTGACCACTGACGCTCTGCAGGGGAGAACCACCAACGACCTCACTGATCCTGCGCATTACTGGCACGGAATTGTTCCGCAGGTGGTGGTGATCGACGGAGATGGCCAGCTGTTGCTCGACGAGGAGGGGCAAGTCCCTCTCGAGCAGATCAACGCTGCCATCAGTCAGGCAACCGGACTTCCCGCCCCGCAGGGAGAAAGTATGAGCCTCAGTTTCAACGAGCTCAACACGGAAGTGATCTCACGTTGA